A single region of the Rathayibacter rathayi genome encodes:
- the mpaD gene encoding daptide-type RiPP biosynthesis aminotransferase translates to MTKQASPETSVVWSSLVPASHSTSIADSQIAVGAQGVYVEMKDGRNLLCATSGLWNVALGYGNTAVADAITGSLHSASYLTLFRSTHAYATDAARALLDFVCGDFDRVIFSTSGGSANDAVMKLARHFWILRSDPQRRIIIGLEGSYHGTTYGSHALSGDDLHQATYGLDRRSIRHVPYDDGGEKLAALMAREGHRIAAIVLEPVLGSGAVELPDAFLAEVIRLRERYGFLMIADEVATGFYRTGRAFASQAWPVSPDILILSKALTNGTCAASAILVAPAVSAEFGNQGATFVHGETQAGTPQSCAAIVATLAEMERLEIAEKTSRLAVELGTVVERIAELPTVDRVTGRGCMRGIYLKSRLGEPLTPTQIGAVVGSIRDAGAIVQPGPSCIQLLPPLIFQRQHLEELESALREGIMQIEQWDDVDA, encoded by the coding sequence ATGACTAAGCAAGCGTCGCCGGAAACAAGCGTCGTGTGGTCCTCACTCGTCCCAGCATCACACTCGACCAGCATTGCGGACTCCCAGATTGCTGTCGGCGCACAAGGCGTTTATGTCGAGATGAAGGATGGGCGGAACCTGCTGTGCGCAACCAGCGGCCTCTGGAATGTCGCACTCGGGTACGGTAACACTGCTGTCGCAGATGCCATCACCGGATCACTGCATAGCGCCTCCTATCTCACGCTCTTTAGGTCCACGCATGCGTACGCGACCGATGCGGCTCGAGCACTCTTAGACTTCGTGTGCGGTGATTTTGACCGCGTCATTTTCTCGACATCGGGTGGCTCGGCGAACGACGCTGTAATGAAGCTGGCTCGTCATTTCTGGATACTTCGTTCGGATCCTCAACGCAGGATCATCATTGGTCTCGAGGGAAGCTACCACGGCACGACATACGGAAGCCACGCGCTCAGCGGCGACGATCTACACCAGGCGACCTACGGGCTTGATCGTCGCTCGATCCGGCATGTGCCCTACGATGACGGCGGTGAGAAGCTTGCGGCATTGATGGCTCGCGAAGGTCACCGAATCGCCGCAATCGTCTTGGAGCCTGTACTTGGCTCGGGCGCCGTCGAACTCCCCGATGCGTTTCTCGCAGAGGTGATCCGTCTAAGGGAGCGCTACGGCTTCTTAATGATCGCTGACGAAGTGGCGACAGGTTTCTACCGGACTGGACGGGCTTTCGCTTCACAAGCTTGGCCCGTTTCGCCGGATATTCTCATTCTTTCGAAGGCGCTGACGAACGGGACTTGCGCTGCGTCGGCGATATTGGTAGCGCCCGCGGTCAGCGCCGAATTCGGGAACCAGGGCGCAACGTTTGTCCACGGGGAGACTCAAGCGGGCACACCGCAAAGCTGCGCCGCGATCGTCGCAACGCTCGCGGAAATGGAGCGGCTGGAGATCGCCGAGAAGACGTCTCGTCTTGCCGTCGAACTCGGCACCGTCGTCGAGCGGATCGCGGAACTGCCCACTGTCGATCGCGTAACAGGCCGAGGATGCATGCGCGGAATCTACCTGAAGTCCCGGCTCGGCGAACCCCTGACCCCGACCCAGATCGGGGCAGTCGTCGGTTCGATTCGGGACGCCGGTGCGATCGTGCAACCGGGTCCTTCCTGCATTCAGCTTCTTCCGCCTCTGATCTTCCAGCGGCAGCATCTTGAGGAACTCGAGTCCGCATTGCGTGAAGGAATTATGCAAATTGAGCAGTGGGATGATGTCGACGCTTGA
- the mpaB gene encoding daptide biosynthesis RiPP recognition protein: MCFLPGQAIGFAEDDEAAGLASANLIDSDILFVPTGVNVDDFGGTVVEYDGRFRAAGDEITVCGHTVELQDYLASGFVDIVGPTCAQIQDLREWDAFIADADEVRSGAPFPRQFLESGLLLGGTFSLLAESSLDGQSFRPYFSKDGKVFAGPQGKALDALELQEFRSARPGAVAEFEGAVPSVTIERDCGARPWLGRYIRAFELLKRTNRDADACIIGFGHSILDDGLDDAAPSHHAPYLSLVEQEVVLEDLATGRRFRTPLQTAAAVEALMTSSERSRSEERLAGYLAIGQERARRMLDEVASQFGFESPASLQRNWVVSKSSVGRAR; encoded by the coding sequence GTGTGCTTCTTACCTGGGCAGGCGATCGGATTCGCCGAGGATGACGAGGCCGCGGGGCTCGCCTCCGCAAACCTCATCGATAGTGATATTCTATTTGTGCCGACCGGTGTCAACGTTGACGATTTTGGGGGCACGGTCGTCGAGTACGACGGCAGGTTTCGCGCAGCGGGCGATGAGATAACGGTCTGCGGCCATACCGTTGAGCTCCAGGACTATCTAGCCTCGGGTTTTGTAGATATCGTCGGACCGACATGCGCACAGATTCAAGACCTTCGCGAGTGGGACGCATTCATTGCAGATGCCGATGAAGTCCGCTCCGGCGCGCCTTTCCCGCGCCAGTTTTTGGAAAGTGGGCTGCTCCTCGGAGGGACATTTTCCTTATTGGCTGAGTCAAGCTTGGATGGGCAATCGTTCCGACCATATTTCTCGAAGGACGGGAAGGTTTTCGCGGGTCCCCAAGGTAAGGCTCTGGACGCCCTTGAATTGCAGGAATTTCGATCGGCTCGGCCTGGCGCCGTCGCGGAGTTCGAGGGAGCGGTACCAAGTGTGACCATCGAGCGGGATTGCGGCGCGAGGCCGTGGCTTGGTCGCTATATTCGCGCATTCGAACTGCTGAAGCGAACGAATCGTGATGCCGATGCCTGCATTATCGGCTTCGGTCACTCTATTCTCGACGATGGGCTGGACGACGCAGCTCCTTCTCATCACGCACCGTACCTCTCTCTGGTCGAGCAAGAGGTCGTCCTCGAAGACCTCGCGACAGGTCGACGATTCAGGACTCCGCTCCAGACGGCCGCGGCGGTCGAGGCACTAATGACCTCATCCGAACGCAGCCGCTCAGAGGAGCGTCTCGCCGGATACCTGGCCATCGGACAGGAACGCGCGCGACGGATGCTAGACGAGGTTGCAAGCCAATTCGGGTTTGAATCCCCTGCCTCTCTTCAAAGAAACTGGGTGGTATCTAAGTCGTCGGTCGGTCGGGCGCGATGA
- a CDS encoding transposase family protein produces MRYDSTTGLDSEQITELVSRIWQIVQSRPASAGRVAILNLREQVVVTVMLVRQNLNQMTVGDLFGVSQPTVSRIYRRIVPLIEQACCLSGVPLEEAAIGRVLLVDGTDVPTGNRASAGENYSGKRHRQGVNVQIASDLKGSLLCVSEPVAGARHDRAAITLCGWEPVLDAVEWIADPGYQGTTATTPTKKPTGGELDDNTKTSNRTLSIIRSAVERCIAHWKNWKILATGYRGRLHELPNLIRAITKLELYRLGW; encoded by the coding sequence ATGCGTTACGACTCTACTACAGGGCTTGATTCGGAGCAGATCACGGAACTCGTTTCCCGGATCTGGCAGATCGTGCAGTCCCGTCCGGCGTCGGCGGGGCGAGTGGCGATCCTGAATCTTCGGGAGCAGGTGGTTGTGACGGTGATGTTGGTGCGGCAGAACCTGAACCAGATGACGGTCGGTGACCTGTTCGGCGTCTCCCAGCCGACCGTGTCGCGGATCTACCGGCGGATCGTGCCGCTGATCGAACAAGCGTGCTGCCTGTCCGGCGTGCCACTAGAGGAAGCCGCGATCGGCCGGGTCCTTCTGGTCGACGGTACCGACGTGCCCACCGGGAACCGTGCCAGCGCGGGGGAGAACTACTCCGGGAAACGGCACCGGCAGGGCGTGAACGTGCAGATCGCGTCCGACCTGAAAGGCTCGCTGCTGTGCGTCTCGGAGCCCGTGGCCGGCGCGCGCCACGATCGAGCTGCGATCACGCTCTGCGGCTGGGAGCCTGTCCTCGACGCCGTCGAATGGATCGCGGATCCCGGATATCAAGGCACCACCGCAACAACACCGACAAAGAAGCCCACTGGCGGTGAACTCGACGACAACACGAAAACCAGCAATCGGACACTCTCCATCATCCGATCAGCGGTCGAAAGATGCATCGCCCACTGGAAGAACTGGAAAATACTCGCCACCGGCTACCGCGGCCGACTCCACGAACTCCCCAACCTCATCCGCGCCATCACCAAACTCGAACTCTACCGACTCGGCTGGTAA